The sequence AAGGGCTCGCACGGCTCGAAGGGAAAGAGTACGTGATGCAGGACGGCGATGTCGTCGATTTTCGTTTCAATGTTTAGTTTTTGGTGGTAGAATCGCGGTGACTCAAATTAAGGCCAACAGGTGAAAGTATGCAGAACAGCGTCACCGAAATCTCAAACTCCGCGCCCGTCATCGCGCCCGTGAAACTCACTTACGATGATTTCCTTCGCCTTCACTCAGGTCGGCATATTGAATATGTTGACGGCGAAGTCCTTGCAAAAATGACAGTTACAAGAACTCACGATAATCTGACAGGTTTTCTGAATGCGATCTTGCGAGCTTACGTCGAGGCTCGCGACCTCGGTCGGGTCTACGGCGATGCGTTTCAGATGAAGTTGACGTTCGACGGAATCGTCAAAGGTCGCGAACCGGACGTCCTGTTCGTCGCGAAAGCGAACCTTGGGCGCGTATCCGAACGATTTCTCGACGGACCGGCCGATCTCGCGGTCGAAGTCGTCTCATCGGATAGTGTTACCCGCGATCGCGTGGAAAAGTTCGCGGAATACGAATCCGCCGGGGTTCGCGAGTATTGGATAATTGAACCTTCACAACGAATGGCAGAGTTCTTTGGGTTGGATCCGAGTGGCGTTTTCAATCGCCTTCCGATCTCGAAAGACGGCGTCTTTGAGAGCCGGGTGATCGACGGGCTGCAAATTGACTCCAATTGGTTGTGGCAAAATGAAATGCCGCATCTGATCGATGTTCTCAGGCATTGGGAACTGATTTGATTTCTTGTTTTTGAAATTGAGGCTGACGGAAGATGAATAACGCAGACTACGAAAAACTTGTCGAACAGATCACCGACCTCGTGCTCGCGAAGATCGGCGACGATGCGTATTGCCCGAGCTTCTGCCGCGCCGATGTCGAACGGATCGTCGATGCCGGCGCATCGCGCATCGGCATTGTTCTGGGATCGACGGCGACGGCGCACGATTGGGCGAGCCTCATCGATCACACGCTGCTCAGGCCGGATGCGACGGAATCGGACATCAAGAAACTCTGCAACGAGGCGATCGAGTTCGGGTTCGCGTCCGTTTGCGTCAATCCCGCGTGGGTCAAGAAGGCGGCCGAGTTTCTCGCCGGTTCTGATGTTCCGGTCTGCACGGTCATCGGGTTTCCGCTCGGCGCGACGTTGCCGGACGTGAAGGCGTTCGAAGCGCGGCGGGCAATCTTCAACGGCGCCCGCGAGGTCGATATGGTGATCAACATCGGCGCGCTGAAATCAGGGGACGACTGCGCCGTCGAGGACGACATCCGCGCGGTCGCGCAGGCCGCGCACGAGAACCACGTGCTGCTCAAGGTCATCATCGAAACGGCGCTTCTGACCGACGACGAAAAGGTCCGCGCGTGCCTAGCTTCGAAAAACGCCGGCGCCGATTTCGTCAAGACTTCGACCGGTTTTGCGAAGGGCGGCGCGACCGCTGATGACGTCGCCTTGATGCGGCACACCGTCGGCCACGCGCTCGGCGTAAAGGCTTCGGGCGGCGTGAAGGGAATCGACGACGCGCGCAAAATGTTCGAGGCCGGCGCGACGCGCATCGGCGCTTCGGTCGGCGTCAAGATCGCCCAGGAAGCGAGCGGCGTGAAATCGACGATCGTCGCCGGCGGATACTGATCGATTCTAGACTTTAGATTTTAGATTTTGGATTTTTGGATTTTTGGATTTTTGGATTTTTGGATTTTGGATTCCAGATTCCAGATTCCAGATTCCAGGATTCCAAGGGTTCCAGATCCCAAATTCCAAGGAAGGTTCGAGATTTCAAGATTCCAGAATTCCAAGGGTTCCAGACTGGGAATCCCGAATCGCGTTGCAATCGCGTCGAGTCGGTACCATCTGCGGTAGCGGATGGTTGGACGCGGCACTCCCGGACCGAAGTATTGATACCAACCGATCTTCAACCATCCGCTACCGCAGATGGTACTGACTCGTCCCGGCCCCGAATACAAAGAACCCGTGGGTTTTTCAAAGCTCCCGAATCTGGAATCTGGAATCCGGATTCTGGAATCTTGAAATCTCGAAATCTGGAATTTTTCTTGGAATCTGGAAATTGTTCTTGGAATCTGGAATTTGGAATTTGGCCAGACAAAATAGAAGAGGCTGTCTTAAAAGTCACCGAATTGAGTCTCCGAAGGAGACAGAGAACATAGCGTAGGGTGAAGCGAAGCGAAACCCTACGTGACGTTGCATTCCCGTCTTGGTCGCTGTAAGTGACCAACAATCGTCGATTTATGTTCGTCTCCTTCGGAGACGGAAGACGAATCCCGATTCTCACGTAGCGATTCTCGCTACGCTATGTTGTCCGTCACCTTCGGCGACATAAGGGACTTCTGAGCTATCCTCTTTCTTGTTGATTGCAACGTGAAAAATCAGCTCAGCTTGAAATTGTAAACTACCGTGCCGGTTGCTTTTACAGCTTTGCCTTCGACGGTCACCGGTTTGAATTTCGAACGCTTGGCGGCTTCCTCGCTCGCGCCGCGGAGGCCTTTCGGGCCGTTCGTCGCCTTTGCGGTGACCACCTTGCCTTCTTCATCGAGCGTCACCTGAACCGTCACAACTCCTTCGGTCCGGTTCTGACGTTCGATCTGCGGATACGTCGGAACTGCGAGTTTGAGAGCCAGCTCCCGAAGCGAGCCCGCCGAATACAACTCATTCGAAGAACCCGGCTGAACGATCTTCGGACGCTCTTCATTTGGTTGGGCCTTCGCGACTTCTTTGGTCGGAACGGGCTGGACGGGCTTCGGCATTTTGGCTTGCAGTCGTGTCAACGCGTTTCTTGCGGGTTCGTTCTCGGCGTCAAGTTCGACCGCCTTTTTCAGGTCGGCCAGGGACTTTTCGAAGTTTCCGACATTCTCGAGCGCGACGCCGCGGTTGAAATACGCCATCGATTCGGTCGGGTCGAGCTCGATCACCTTGTCGAAATCGGCGATCGCCGGGTTGAAGTTCTTTTTGTTGAAATGAGCCATTCCGCGCGAAAAGAACATCATCGGGTCCTTCCCGTTAAGCTCGATCGCCTTCGTGTAATCGTTGATCGCGGCGTCGAATTCACCCATCACGAAACTCGCGTTCGCGCGATTCTGAAAGTAAGTGGCGTCCTGAGGTTTAGGTGTCGCGACCGGCGCCGGCGTCGGTTCGGTCTTCGGTTGCGGCGTCGGATCGGCTTTGACGACCGGACTCTTCGCACGGATCGAGCCGATAAGCTGATCGTCGGCACCGGCCGTGCGGAGTTCTTTTTCAAGGTCCGGATTGAGCGCGAAGGTCACGCCGCGCTGCTTCACGCCGGCGGCGAGAATCTCGTTCTTTTCGGCGATCGTCGCCTTTTTTGAACGCAGGGCCGTGATGATATCGACGAGGCTCAACTGAGTTTGCTGGCCAAACGCGATCGGTGCCGAAATCAATACTGCGCAAGTCGCGAAAAATGAAAGCAATACGGGGGAAAGTCTCTTCATATCTGATACCTCGGTTCGTTAATTGTCCTTGAGAAGGTCGTCAAGGGTGACCGATTTCTTCTGTGGCTTGTCTGTTTTGGGTGTCGGCGTCGGCTGCTTTTTCGCCTGTTGCGGCGGAGTCTGGGTCGGTTTTGCCTTGATCGACGGATCGTCCGCCGGTGCGTCCGGCGTGGCCGCGGTCGCCGCGACCGGCTGCGGCTTGAAGTCCTCGGACGTGGTTACCACCGGACTATCGGCGACGGGATTCGCTTCGGGTTTCGGCAACGAAGCGGCCGGTGCTTCAACCTTCATCGGAACAGGCCCGGCTGGCGTTTCCGCCACGAATGTCCAGATTCCCCAACCGGACGCGCCGACGACCAGCAGGAGCGCAGCAGCGCCGGCTACCTTCGCCATCGAATGCCCGCCCGCCCGTTCGGCTTCTTCGATCATCCCGGCGAAAGGTTCCGCGGATTCAACCGTTGGAGCGTGCGGCGTTGCGAACGATTCGGGAACAGGCTCGGGAGCCGGCTCGTCGATGACCTCGACCGGGATGTCGGCAAGCTTGAAATCCACCGTGTCGCGTTCCAACAGTCGCTGTTCGGCATCGGCCGCGCGCCGTTCGGCTTCGAGTCGCCGGGCTTCGGCCTCGCGGAGCTGACGCTTGATGATCTCAATCTGCTGCGATTCACCGGAACGCATTCCCGGCGGGATCGGCGAAACAGGTTTCGGGGCCGGCGCCGGAATTGAGGCCGGAAGTTCGAGAACGGCGTCGTCGTCGCCAAAATCGTCGGAAGGCGAGGGGTTCGCGTCCGCCTTGATGCGGGCGAATGCGGCCCGAAGTACCTGGCGCATTATCGAAGCCGATCCGTAACGCTCCTCGCGCCTGATCTTCATCGCTCGCGTCAGTATGTCCGATACCTCCGACGGCACGGCAGGATTGAGTTTCGTCGCCGGGACCAGCGGATCGGGTTTGCCTTCGAGCAGATCGATCGAACGAGTCAAAGCATCCGCCGGGACGCGCCCCGTCAGCAAATGATAGATCGTCGCGCCGATCGAGTAGATATCGCTCTGAACGTCCAGGGGCAGTTCGAGAATCTCGGCGGATTGCTCGTCATAACCGCTGCGGATGACCTTGCGCGAACCGACATCGAGGCCGAGCCAGATCTGTTCGATCGGCAGGTAGCCGAGAATGGCGGCGTCGAATGACATCGTCTCGGTTTCGTCGGCGTGTTCGCCCGATGGCGAAACTCCAAAGACAAAGAGCTTGACGTTGCCGCCCGAGCTCAGCTTGATGTTTTGCGGCTTGATGTCGGAATGGATTATCGGCGGGACCTGAGTGTGCAGATGATGAAGCGCGTCCAGCAGACCGTCGGCCCAGAAAGAGACTTCCTTGACCGGAAATGCGTTCTTCGTCTTTTCAAGCAATTCGCCGAGGGTTTTTCCATCGGCGTGATCCATTACAAGATAGCGCCGGCCCGATTCGTTGAAGGAATCGGTCGCGCATAGAAGTGACTGATGCCGGACCGTTGCCGGAACCGCGCGTATTTCAGATGACGCTCCTTCGAGCTGAGATTCTTTGAGCATAACGTTTTTGCCGGCGGTATTGTCGAATGCTGCGTAACCGAGTCCGGCATCGATCTGGCCGAGTTGCGCGGTGATGCGATAGCGATTCCGAAGGATTTGATTGGTAGAAAGCATAGGGGGAAATGGCGAACGGGAGACTCGTCGCGTCTGAAACATTATAAACAATGCAAAACGATTATGAAAGAGTTTTTTGCTTTGTCGTTCGGGCGAAAATCGTTCTCGGGAGCGCCGAAGAAATGCCGGCCGATGTGATCGAGATCATCGAGGGCGACGAAGAGATCACGCCCAACCGGTAAGCGAAGCGGCAAAAGAGACTTCGTGTGATCTTCGTGTCGCTTCGTGGTTCAAGAAATGCGGTCTTTTCATCAAGGTTCAAACGAAAAAAAGGCCCGACCCGCGATCACGCCGAAGCGCAAAACGACCGTAAAAAAAGAACTTCGTGTGATCTTCGTGTCGCTTCGTGGTTCAAAAAATCAGATCGCGCGTCCACACGCAAATCCCGAGGACCACGCCCACTGGAAATTGTAACCGCCGAGCCAGCCCGTGACGTCGACGACTTCGCCGATGAAGAACAGGCCCGTAATCGTTTTCGATTCCAAGGTCTGCGAAGAAAGCTCGGCGGTCGAGATGCCGCCGGCGGTGACCTCCGCCTTCTGATAGCCTTCGGTCCGGTCGAATGCGACGCACCACGAATTGAGACTCTCGGCGACCTCCGCCTGTTCCTTCGGGTTCAACTGTGCGAGCGGTTTGTTCCATTTCGCGGACAGAACTTCCGCAGCGCTTTTCGGGAGATGCCCGGCGAGAAAATTCGCCAGCGTTTGTCTGGACGGGGCGTTCTCCCTGAGCAGCGACAGTGCGTCGCGGCCAGGAAGCAGGTCTATCGTCACCGGAGTTTCCGGTTTCCAATAGTTGGATATCTGCAGGATCGCCGGCCCGGAAAGTCCTTGATGGGTGAAGAGTATGTTCTCGCGAAAAGATATTCTGCCGACCGACGCGGTCGCATCGATCGATACGCCGGCGAGCTTTCCGAATTTCGAACCGCCCGCGAACGCGAGCGGCACGAGTGCCGGACGGGTCGGAACGATCTTGAGTCCGAACTGCCGCGCGACCCGGTAACCCAAATCGGTCGCGCCGACCTTCGGGAACGAAAGTCCGC is a genomic window of Acidobacteriota bacterium containing:
- a CDS encoding TonB family protein; this encodes MKRLSPVLLSFFATCAVLISAPIAFGQQTQLSLVDIITALRSKKATIAEKNEILAAGVKQRGVTFALNPDLEKELRTAGADDQLIGSIRAKSPVVKADPTPQPKTEPTPAPVATPKPQDATYFQNRANASFVMGEFDAAINDYTKAIELNGKDPMMFFSRGMAHFNKKNFNPAIADFDKVIELDPTESMAYFNRGVALENVGNFEKSLADLKKAVELDAENEPARNALTRLQAKMPKPVQPVPTKEVAKAQPNEERPKIVQPGSSNELYSAGSLRELALKLAVPTYPQIERQNRTEGVVTVQVTLDEEGKVVTAKATNGPKGLRGASEEAAKRSKFKPVTVEGKAVKATGTVVYNFKLS
- a CDS encoding protein kinase, with product MLSTNQILRNRYRITAQLGQIDAGLGYAAFDNTAGKNVMLKESQLEGASSEIRAVPATVRHQSLLCATDSFNESGRRYLVMDHADGKTLGELLEKTKNAFPVKEVSFWADGLLDALHHLHTQVPPIIHSDIKPQNIKLSSGGNVKLFVFGVSPSGEHADETETMSFDAAILGYLPIEQIWLGLDVGSRKVIRSGYDEQSAEILELPLDVQSDIYSIGATIYHLLTGRVPADALTRSIDLLEGKPDPLVPATKLNPAVPSEVSDILTRAMKIRREERYGSASIMRQVLRAAFARIKADANPSPSDDFGDDDAVLELPASIPAPAPKPVSPIPPGMRSGESQQIEIIKRQLREAEARRLEAERRAADAEQRLLERDTVDFKLADIPVEVIDEPAPEPVPESFATPHAPTVESAEPFAGMIEEAERAGGHSMAKVAGAAALLLVVGASGWGIWTFVAETPAGPVPMKVEAPAASLPKPEANPVADSPVVTTSEDFKPQPVAATAATPDAPADDPSIKAKPTQTPPQQAKKQPTPTPKTDKPQKKSVTLDDLLKDN
- the deoC gene encoding deoxyribose-phosphate aldolase; protein product: MNNADYEKLVEQITDLVLAKIGDDAYCPSFCRADVERIVDAGASRIGIVLGSTATAHDWASLIDHTLLRPDATESDIKKLCNEAIEFGFASVCVNPAWVKKAAEFLAGSDVPVCTVIGFPLGATLPDVKAFEARRAIFNGAREVDMVINIGALKSGDDCAVEDDIRAVAQAAHENHVLLKVIIETALLTDDEKVRACLASKNAGADFVKTSTGFAKGGATADDVALMRHTVGHALGVKASGGVKGIDDARKMFEAGATRIGASVGVKIAQEASGVKSTIVAGGY
- a CDS encoding Uma2 family endonuclease — translated: MQNSVTEISNSAPVIAPVKLTYDDFLRLHSGRHIEYVDGEVLAKMTVTRTHDNLTGFLNAILRAYVEARDLGRVYGDAFQMKLTFDGIVKGREPDVLFVAKANLGRVSERFLDGPADLAVEVVSSDSVTRDRVEKFAEYESAGVREYWIIEPSQRMAEFFGLDPSGVFNRLPISKDGVFESRVIDGLQIDSNWLWQNEMPHLIDVLRHWELI
- a CDS encoding NAD(P)/FAD-dependent oxidoreductase, encoding MTYDAVVIGAGAAGLFCAITAGRRGKRVLVVEHNVQPGRKILISGGGRCNFTNLNTTAENFISENPHFAKSALAGYTPHDFVELVRKHRIEFYEKKLGQIFCRNSARQIVEMLLLECERAKVTILTNCPVASVGRSGSGFVIDTGLGRYEAKKLVIAAGGLSFPKVGATDLGYRVARQFGLKIVPTRPALVPLAFAGGSKFGKLAGVSIDATASVGRISFRENILFTHQGLSGPAILQISNYWKPETPVTIDLLPGRDALSLLRENAPSRQTLANFLAGHLPKSAAEVLSAKWNKPLAQLNPKEQAEVAESLNSWCVAFDRTEGYQKAEVTAGGISTAELSSQTLESKTITGLFFIGEVVDVTGWLGGYNFQWAWSSGFACGRAI